The region TCCCAAAAGAGATAAAAGAAAGGGAGAACATCCTGGCGAAGATTAGAAGATACGAAGAAGCAACAACCTACAACCTCAAGGGACAACTATACTTTCTTAAGGGAGACTATCCGCAGGCGATGGCGGAATGGGAAAAGGTGAGGACGGTCAACCCCGAGGATCTGAACCCCATCGAGTACTTCTACCTCGGGATAATAAGAAAACGATGAGGATAAAAAAGATAACGATAAAGAAAGGGGATCATCCCTTTATCCCGCTCAAAACAAGGGATTTATTGATCAAGAAGCCATCTCGGGGAAGACTGTTGAACCATATTCCCACTTATGCTAAAATATTCAATGATTTAGGAAGCAAGAGCTTTAACTACGAAAAGTAGATCACCTTTATGATCAAGGGGATAAAGGAGCTTTTCCGTTATCGGGAGTTGCTCATAAGCCTTGTTATCCGAGACCTCAAGGTTAAGTATAAAAACTCGGTACTGGGCTATCTCTGGTCGCTTCTCGATCCCCTTCTCACCGTTCTTCTCTTCGTAGTTATCTTCTCGATAATCGTCCGGATCAAGGTGGAAAACTACCCCCTTTTTCTCATAAGCGCTGTCCTTCCCTGGGGTTTTCTTCAGGGATCGTTGAACGGAGCGGTCATTTCCATCTCAGGGAATGCCAATCTGGTTAAGAAGGTCTATCTCCCTCGGGAGATATTTCCCTTTTCCGCCCTTCTTGCCAATCTGGTAAACTTCCTCCTGAGCCTGGTGGTGTTTATACCTCTCATCTTCATCTTCGGAGTGAAGGTGAGCTTCTCCCTCCTCGCCCTCC is a window of Acidobacteriota bacterium DNA encoding:
- a CDS encoding ABC transporter permease — protein: MIKGIKELFRYRELLISLVIRDLKVKYKNSVLGYLWSLLDPLLTVLLFVVIFSIIVRIKVENYPLFLISAVLPWGFLQGSLNGAVISISGNANLVKKVYLPREIFPFSALLANLVNFLLSLVVFIPLIFIFGVKVSFSLLALPLIILLELILIGGIALLAASLNVFFNDVGFILKFVLNLWFYLSPVFYPVSFVPERFRELYLLNPMAVILSLYRFAILRMPPPGAREIVISSAISLSLFVVGYLIFKRTENEMVKRL